From Cannabis sativa cultivar Pink pepper isolate KNU-18-1 chromosome 8, ASM2916894v1, whole genome shotgun sequence, a single genomic window includes:
- the LOC115699008 gene encoding LOB domain-containing protein 25, protein MASSSSYSNSPCAACKFLRRKCMPDCIFAPYFPPEEPQKFANVHKIFGASNVSKLLNEVLPHQREDAVNSLAYEAEARMKDPVYGCVGAISVLQRQVIRLQKELDATNADLMRYARTIDHHGSSHSSSANSSNHYATTTQNSSFYFTNSPWSCTDDPCGDHHGHGGGGGNNM, encoded by the coding sequence ATGGCTTCATCAAGTAGCTACTCCAACTCTCCCTGCGCAGCTTGCAAGTTTCTTAGGCGAAAATGCATGCCAGACTGCATATTCGCGCCGTATTTCCCTCCTGAAGAGCCACAGAAATTCGCAAACGTCCACAAAATATTTGGGGCCAGCAATGTGAGCAAGCTCCTGAACGAGGTCCTCCCTCACCAGAGAGAGGACGCTGTTAATTCTCTGGCCTACGAAGCCGAGGCCAGGATGAAAGATCCTGTCTACGGCTGCGTAGGCGCTATCTCAGTCCTCCAACGCCAAGTCATTCGCCTTCAAAAGGAATTGGATGCGACCAATGCCGATCTCATGCGCTACGCCCGCACCATAGACCACCATGGTTCGTCTCATTCTTCTTCTGCTAACAGTTCCAACCATTATGCAACCACTACTCAAAACTCATCCTTCTATTTCACCAATTCTCCATGGAGCTGTACTGATGATCCATGTGGAGATCATCACGGCCACGGAGGTGGTGGAGGTAATAAtatgtaa